A stretch of Gossypium hirsutum isolate 1008001.06 chromosome A06, Gossypium_hirsutum_v2.1, whole genome shotgun sequence DNA encodes these proteins:
- the LOC121230741 gene encoding cytochrome P450 90A1: MAIFVHYLSILLISAVIFLLLRAYRLRRLRLPPGNLGLPFVGETLQLISAYKTENPEPFIDERAKRHGSVFTTHVFGEPTVFSADPETNRFILQNEGKLFECSYPGSISNLLGKHSLLLMKGNLHKRMHSLTMSFANSSIIKDQLLVDIDRLIRLNLDSWTDRILLMEATKKITFELAVKQLMSFDPGEWSESLRKQYVLVIEGFFTVPLPLFSATYRRAIKARREVAEALSKIVKERREEYEKGERKNDMLGALLGGEWEDDQLSNEQIVDFMVALLVAGYETTSTIMTLAVKFLTQTPLALAQLKEEHDGIRLKKSGSEGLQWSDYKSMPFTQCVINETLRVANIISGVFRRTVTDVNIKGYTIPKGWKVFASFRAVHLDHDHFKDARTFNPWRWKNNNLGTSCSGNFYTPFGGGPRLCPGYELARVEISVFLHHLVTQFSWVPAEEDKLVFFPTTRTQKRFPINLQRRR; encoded by the exons ATGGCTATCTTTGTTCACTATCTTTCGATCCTTCTCATCTCCGCCGTCATCTTCCTCCTCCTCCGTGCTTATCGTCTCCGGCGCCTCCGTCTACCGCCGGGAAACTTGGGTTTACCTTTCGTCGGGGAGACTTTACAGCTTATATCTGCTTACAAGACCGAAAACCCAGAACCGTTTATTGATGAAAGGGCGAAACGGCACGGTTCAGTGTTTACGACCCACGTGTTCGGTGAGCCGACTGTGTTTTCAGCTGATCCGGAGACGAACCGGTTCATCTTACAAAACGAAGGGAAGCTGTTCGAGTGTAGCTACCCCGGTTCAATTTCGAATTTGCTGGGGAAACATTCTTTGCTTTTGATGAAAGGAAACCTTCACAAAAGAATGCATTCTTTGACCATGAGTTTCGCCAACTCGTCAATTATCAAAGATCAACTTTTGGTTGACATAGACCGGTTAATCCGGCTCAACTTGGATTCCTGGACCGACCGTATCCTCCTCATGGAAGCGACCAAGAAG atAACATTTGAATTAGCGGTGAAGCAGCTAATGAGTTTCGATCCTGGTGAATGGAGTGAGAGTTTAAGAAAACAATACGTTCTTGTTATCGAAGGCTTTTTCACCGTTCCTTTGCCTCTCTTTTCTGCCACCTACCGTCGTGCCATCAAA GCAAGAAGGGAAGTGGCAGAAGCATTGAGCAAGATAGTAAAGGAAAGAAGAGAAGAGTATGAAAAGGGTGAAAGGAAGAATGATATGTTGGGAGCATTATTAGGAGGGGAATGGGAAGATGACCAACTTTCAAATGAACAAATTGTAGATTTCATGGTTGCTTTGCTTGTTGCTGGCTATGAAACTACTTCAACTATCATGACTCTTGCTGTCAAATTCTTGACTCAGACCCCTCTTGCTTTGGCTCAACTCAAG GAAGAACATGACGGTATTAGATTGAAGAAAAGCGGTTCAGAGGGTCTTCAATGGAGTGATTATAAGTCGATGCCATTCACTCAATGT GTTATCAATGAGACACTACGAGTTGCAAACATTATTAGTGGAGTTTTTAGACGAACAGTGACGGATGTCAACATAAAAG GTTACACAATTCCAAAGGGTTGGAAGGTGTTTGCATCGTTTCGTGCTGTACATCTTGATCATGATCACTTTAAAGATGCTCGCACTTTCAATCCATGGAGATGGAAG AATAACAACTTGGGGACGAGCTGTTCTGGGAATTTTTACACGCCGTTCGGAGGAGGGCCTCGATTGTGCCCTGGATATGAGCTTGCTAGAGTAGAAATCTCAGTATTCTTACACCACCTTGTAACTCAGTTCAG TTGGGTACCTGCTGAAGAAGATAAGCTAGTTTTCTTCCCCACAACCCGAACGCAAAAGCGATTTCCAATCAATCTGCAGCGTCGGCGTTAA